A DNA window from Helianthus annuus cultivar XRQ/B chromosome 15, HanXRQr2.0-SUNRISE, whole genome shotgun sequence contains the following coding sequences:
- the LOC110911187 gene encoding uncharacterized protein LOC110911187, whose product MHPQATIEEEHELSPSFNCYSSESLTSRSIAKVMREEEHALQFHQNDDLELQDFQFSFLLNDDVDHASRGLITFPVFNRDLINDDVNREIKPRVDENREIHASFAVDFPFFNVDLVNDEVDHEIKPKTDENREIDALRKLFVDDLDESSSYSSSEIDELENIPSGTFCVWRPNITSETDTSSAVMAKCKKSSSTGSGSKRWRIRYLLRRSNSEGKEPMVLLSSEQKRSSSEVLKQKRSSGEVLKVAGRWKAGTPIHEQFYVQRRAENEVGKRKSYLPYRKDLVGLFANVNGLGKMLPF is encoded by the coding sequence ATGCATCCACAAGCAACAATCGAAGAAGAGCATGAACTCTCTCCAAGCTTTAACTGCTATTCATCTGAAAGCTTAACATCCAGATCTATCGCCAAAGTGATGCGTGAAGAAGAACATGCGCTTCAGTTTCACCAAAACGACGACCTTGAACTCCAAGATTTCCAGTTCTCCTTCCTCCTAAACGACGACGTTGATCACGCTTCACGAGGTTTAATCACTTTTCCAGTTTTCAACCGAGATCTGATAAACGATGACGTAAATCGTGAAATTAAACCGAGAGTTGATGAAAATCGTGAAATTCACGCTTCGTTTGCCGTTGATTTTCCGTTTTTTAACGTAGATCTGGTAAACGATGAAGTAGATCATGAAATCAAACCGAAAACTGATGAAAATCGTGAAATTGACGCGCTACGGAAGCTGTTTGTGGACGATTTAGATGAATCTTCTTCGTATTCATCGTCGGAAATTGATGAGTTAGAAAACATACCTTCTGGAACGTTCTGTGTATGGAGACCTAACATAACCAGTGAAACTGACACGTCATCAGCGGTTATGGCGAAATGTAAGAAGAGTAGTTCAACCGGATCCGGATCTAAGCGGTGGAGGATCCGGTATTTGCTCCGGCGGAGTAACAGCGAAGGTAAGGAGCCGATGGTGCTGTTAAGTTCTGAACAGAAACGGAGCTCCAGTGAGGTTTTGAAGCAGAAACGGAGCTCCGGTGAGGTTTTGAAAGTTGCAGGCCGGTGGAAGGCGGGAACGCCGATTCATGAACAGTTTTATGTGCAGAGAAGAGCGGAAAATGAAGTCGGAAAGAGGAAATCGTATCTTCCGTATAGGAAGGATCTCGTAGGGTTGTTTGCGAACGTTAATGGATTGGGAAAGATGCTTCCGTTTTGA